The genome window GCCTGATGGTGATCGGCAATTTCGCGCTGTTGGCCGGCCTCGATCCGGCCAGGGTGCATGGCTGGTACCTGGGCATTTATATCGATGCCTTCGAATGGGTGGAGTTGCCCAATACCGTCGGCATGAGCCAGTTCGCCGATGGCGGGCTGCTGGCCACCAAGCCGTATGTCTCCAGCGCCGCGTATATCGACCGCATGGGCGATTATTGCAAAGGCTGTCATTACGATAAAAAGGCGCGCGTCGGCGAGCGCGCCTGTCCCTTCAATGCCCTGTACTGGGATTTTTTCCATCGCAATGCAGAGACTTTGGAACGCAATCCCCGCATCGGCATGGCGTATCGCCAGCTGGAGAAAATGGACGCGGCGACGATCGCGGCTTTCCGGCAGCAGGCAGCCACGATGCTTGCCAGGCTCGATTCCCTGTAACACAGGGCAATCTGGCGCGGGACACCCTTAGACGGTATTGCGCCTCAACCCTGCTTCCCGCACGAACACTTGCAGCGCCGGCATGGTCTGCTGGTGCAGCGCTTTCATTTCTGTTCTCAGCGCGGGCGTGATGGCCAGGCTGCCGTCCGCCTGCTGGCGCACGGGCAGGCCCAGCGCCTGTGCCATTTCCACCGGGTAATTCGTGAAGTCGCCGTACGGGCGCTTGCCGTCGACGGACGGGGTGGGCCAGTAGCCTTCGGCCAGGTAATCTTCCGCGCCCATGCCCAGCATTTCCAGCGTCATCCACGACTGTTGCCGCAGCAGCGTCACATGCTGCGCGGTCAGGACGAATGGCACCTTGCCGTTGGCATAGCTGCCCGGCTTCAGGTCGGCCATCTGCACGAAATGGGGCAGCAGCAGCGACGCTTCCATCAGCCGCTGCGCGGCCAGCGCCGCATCCTTGCTGGCGATGGCTTGCATGGCCAGTGCCACGGTATCGCCCTTGCCCAGCGGGTACGCCGGATTGAGCATGGGCGCGCCGCTTTCCACGGGCGACCAGCCGATATTGAAACGCCGTATCAGCGCCAGATGGTGCACATTGAGCACCTTGGGCAGCGGTGCGTCGAGGGTGGCCACGATGCGCTGGCGCACGGCGCGTGGCAGGTCTTTGTCGGCCGCGCGCGCAAGCACGGGCGAGCACAGCAGGACGCCGGCGAGGCGCAGCAGCTGGCGCCGCATGGGTTGGATCAGTTGCCGCCTCATCGCGTCGTCAAGTCCTGGCGCTGGAATTCGATGCGGTTTTCCTGATACTGCCACTTGGTGTAGGGCCCGAACACGCGCCGGTTTTCCTTGCTGTCGGCATTCGATTGCTCGCGCTTCATGCGCCGCACGAGGGCGGTATCGACGAGCGGCGCGGTCGTCGTGCCGAACACTTCGTGGCGTACGCTCTGCTTGGCGTCGGCGCCGCGCGAAATGATGGTGAGCTTGCGCGTGGCGGGGTCGAAGTACAGGCGCATGGCAAACGTGTTCATGTCCTGCAGATACAGGCCGTCGTCGCGCCATTGGGCATAGAAATAATCGCCGCAGACGGCCTTCGGTTCGCGTTTCCATTCGCAGGCGAGCAGGATCAGCAAGTGATGGTCATCGAGTTGCTTGATCGACACGCGGGCCTTGGAATAGCCCCAGCTGCTGGGCGGCACGGTTGTCGACGAGAGCAAATTGTATTCACCCACGAGATTGGGCATGGGCGCTTGCGCGAAGGCGCCGGCGCAGAGTGTCAAGGCGGCTGCCGCTACGGCGCCGCGTAGCTTGGAAAATGGTGTCATGATGGCCATAAAGAAAAGTTGACATATTATAGATGGCAACTTTCCAGTATGGCCACGCGCTTGCCGTTACTTCAGCTTGCTCAACTCGGCCACGTCGATCTTGACGACCTTGTCGCCCACGGCGGCCACCAGCGCCTTGAAGTGGGGCGTCGCGTAATGCGCCGTCAGCGCGTCCTGGTCGGTCCATTCTTCCAGCATGATGAAGCGTGTGGGAATCTTGTTGTCGAGGTGCAATTCGTAGCGCAGGCAGGCGCTTTCCGCGCGGCTCGGCGGCACGACGGCTTCCAGCGCGGCGCGCACGGCGTCGATATGTTGCGCTTGGGCATCGATGGTGGCGACGACGATCAGGGTCATGGTGTTCCTTGTAAAGTGGTGGGGCCGATGCAGCATAGCGCAGTTTGCCCATTCTTGCCCGCCATGCCCGGTCAGGCTGCTCCGAGCTGTATCACGGCCAGCATGTCATTGCCATCCGCGTCGATGCCTTTTTCCACGAAACCCATGCTGACATAGAACTGTTTCGCGTTGGCATTGCTGGGCTTGTAGCAAATTTCGATGCTGCGCGCGTCCGGGCGGGCGCGGATTTCCGCCAGCGCCAGGGCGAGGGCGGCGCGGCCATGGCCTTGCCCCTGGCGCCGGTGGTCGATCATGAAGCGCCAGATCTGGTAGTGGCCGGGTGGGTCATCGGCGTCGGGCGAGACGAACATCAGGAAGCCGATCACTTCCTCGTCGCCATACACGGCGCGCGTATGCAGGATGGCGGGATGGAAACTCGCTTGCGCGATGGAATAGTCGTTGCTGGCCAGGTAGTCGCGCTGCTGGGGCAGCAAAGGCAGTTCGCTGATGAGGTCAAAATTGTCGACGGTGACGGGGCGCAGGCTGATGAGCATGTTCAATCAGTGGAATGTAAGGACAAGGCTTGCCAGTATGGGGAGAAATTACTCAATAGGCAATGTTGTTGCGTCGCCAGCCCCAAACAGCTGCGCCATCGTCTGGCGCAGCCAGCGGTTCGACGCATCCTCATGGTAGCGCTCGTGCCAGTGCTGCTTGACTGAAAAACTGGGCAGCGCCACGGGCAGGGGCAGGATGCGGAACGCTTCGTGGTCCTGCATTTGCAGCGCGTAGCGGTACGGTACCGTGACGATGTACTCGGTTTCGGCGACAATGCGCGACACGCCCAGGAAGCTGGGTAGTTTCAGCACGATGCGCCGCTGCACGCCGGCCGCCGCCAGTACCTTCTCCACGATGGAATGGCCCGTGCCCGAGCTTTTCACCTCGATATGCCCCTCCCGCAGGAACTCTTCCACAGTAATCGTGTCGCGGATGCGCGGGTGGCTGCTGGCCACCAGGCAGACAAAATGCTGGTCGAATAGTTTCTGCTGATAAAACCCCGATTCCAGGTGCAGCATGAAGCCCACGGCCAGGTCCACTTCGCCCCCTTCCAGGCGCGCCGGCGTGTCGGTGGCGATCTTCGACACGTCCAGCGTGATGTGGGGGCCGATCTGCTGCAGGTGGTTGAGCAGGGTGGGCAGCAGCACGATTTCACTGATGTCCGTCATGCAGATGGCAAATTCGCGCGTGCTGGCGGCCGGGTCGAACACGGGCTGGTCGGCCAGCGCATGCTGCCAGGCGGCAATCGCGGCGCGCACGTCCTGCACCGCGTTCTGCGCGCGCGGCGTCGGCTCCATGCCTTTCGAGGTGCGCGCGAACAGGCGGTCGCCGAAATGCGTGCGCAGCTTGCCCAGGCCGATGCTCACCGTCGATTGCGGCAAGCCCAGGTTTTCCGCCGCACGCGTCACATTGCGGCTTTTATAGATCTCGTCAAAGATGAACAGCAATTCGATATCGAAGCGCGACATAAGAGGATTCCACCATTATTTAAAAACGTGATTGTGGTTATTGTATTCCATCGCTTTACCAAATATTGACCTGTCGGCACACTGCTTGTCATACCAAGAGCACGGCAAACGTGCATCGCGCAAGCACACAGATCAATTGGAGGAAAGAAATGGAAGCTACCCACAAACCGTCGGTCTTGATCGTCGGCGGCGGCATCGGCGGCATGGCCGCCGCCCTGTCCCTGTCGCGCCTGGGGCTGGCTGTCACCGTGCTGGAACAGGCCTCGACCCTGGGCGAAATCGGCGCCGGCATCCAGCTGGCGCCCAACGCCTTCGCCGCGCTCGACGCGCTGGGCGTGGGCGAGCGCACGCGCGCCAAGGCCGTCTTCACGGAGCGCCTGGTGATGATGGACGCCGTCGACGCGACCGAGGTAGGTACCTTTGTCGTCGATGCGGCCTTCCGCGCACGCTTCGCCAACCCCTACGCCGTGATCCACCGGGCCGACATCCACGGCGCCATCCTCGACGCGGTGCGCACCTCGCCATTGATCACGTTTGTGACCTCGTCGCAGGTGACGGACGTGGTGGAAGACGACACGGGCGTCACCGTGGTCGATGCGGCCGGGCGCAGTTTTCGCGCCGATGTGCTGATCGGCTGTGACGGCGTCAAATCCGTCATTCGCGAGCGCATCGTGGGCGACAAGGTCCGCGTTTCCGGCCACGTGGTGTACCGCGCCGTGGTGCCGGCCGCCGACATGCCGGCCGACCTGCGCTGGAATGCGCCCGTCGTCTGGGCCGGGCCGAACTGCCACCTCGTGCATTACCCGCTGCGCAACGGCGAGCAATACAACCTGGTGGTGACCTTCCACAGCCGCGAGCAGGAAGCGTGGAGCGTCACGGACGGCAGCAAGGAAGAAGTGCTGTCGTATTTCGACGGCGTGCACGCGCAACCGCGCCAGTTGCTGCACAAGCCGACCAGCTGGAAACGCTGGAGCACGGCCGACCGCGATCCCGTCGACAACTGGAGCACGCAGCGCATGACCCTGCTGGGCGACTCGGCCCACCCGATGCTGCAATACCTGGCGCAGGGCGCCTGCATGGCACTGGAAGATGCCGTCACCCTGGGCGAGGCCGTGCGCGCCTGCGATTTCGACATGGCCGCCGCCTTCCAGCTGTACCAGACCTCGCGCATCGCCCGCACGGCGCGCGTGGTGCTGTCGGCGCGCGAAATGGGCCGCCTGTACCACGCCAAAGGCGTCGAGCGCCTGGTGCGCAACGAT of Janthinobacterium sp. PAMC25594 contains these proteins:
- a CDS encoding putative quinol monooxygenase; this encodes MTLIVVATIDAQAQHIDAVRAALEAVVPPSRAESACLRYELHLDNKIPTRFIMLEEWTDQDALTAHYATPHFKALVAAVGDKVVKIDVAELSKLK
- a CDS encoding GNAT family N-acetyltransferase is translated as MLISLRPVTVDNFDLISELPLLPQQRDYLASNDYSIAQASFHPAILHTRAVYGDEEVIGFLMFVSPDADDPPGHYQIWRFMIDHRRQGQGHGRAALALALAEIRARPDARSIEICYKPSNANAKQFYVSMGFVEKGIDADGNDMLAVIQLGAA
- a CDS encoding LysR family transcriptional regulator — translated: MSRFDIELLFIFDEIYKSRNVTRAAENLGLPQSTVSIGLGKLRTHFGDRLFARTSKGMEPTPRAQNAVQDVRAAIAAWQHALADQPVFDPAASTREFAICMTDISEIVLLPTLLNHLQQIGPHITLDVSKIATDTPARLEGGEVDLAVGFMLHLESGFYQQKLFDQHFVCLVASSHPRIRDTITVEEFLREGHIEVKSSGTGHSIVEKVLAAAGVQRRIVLKLPSFLGVSRIVAETEYIVTVPYRYALQMQDHEAFRILPLPVALPSFSVKQHWHERYHEDASNRWLRQTMAQLFGAGDATTLPIE
- a CDS encoding 3-hydroxybenzoate 6-monooxygenase; protein product: MEATHKPSVLIVGGGIGGMAAALSLSRLGLAVTVLEQASTLGEIGAGIQLAPNAFAALDALGVGERTRAKAVFTERLVMMDAVDATEVGTFVVDAAFRARFANPYAVIHRADIHGAILDAVRTSPLITFVTSSQVTDVVEDDTGVTVVDAAGRSFRADVLIGCDGVKSVIRERIVGDKVRVSGHVVYRAVVPAADMPADLRWNAPVVWAGPNCHLVHYPLRNGEQYNLVVTFHSREQEAWSVTDGSKEEVLSYFDGVHAQPRQLLHKPTSWKRWSTADRDPVDNWSTQRMTLLGDSAHPMLQYLAQGACMALEDAVTLGEAVRACDFDMAAAFQLYQTSRIARTARVVLSAREMGRLYHAKGVERLVRNDLWRGRTPAQFYEALAWLYGWTAQTCLATTEKDAA